Proteins co-encoded in one Quercus robur chromosome 8, dhQueRobu3.1, whole genome shotgun sequence genomic window:
- the LOC126695537 gene encoding callose synthase 12 yields MSYHRQRPPPSPNPRQTRPSPAPPPLESDPYNIIPIHNLLAEHPSLRFPEVRAITTALRAVGDLRKPPHNQWAPHMDLLDWLALFFGFQNDNVRNQREHLVLHLANAQMRLSPPPDNIDALDAAVLRKFRRKLLKNYTNWCSYLGKKSNIWISDRREAAADHRRELLYVSLFLLIWGESANLRFVPECICFIFHNMAMELNKILEDYIDENTGQPVQPSVSGENAFLNCVVKPIYETIRAEVESSKNGTAPHSVWRNYDDINEYFWSKRCFQKLRWPIDLGSNFFVTGEGGARRKHVGKTGFVEQRSFWNLFRSFDRLWVMLVLFLQAAIIVAWEERRYPWEALQSRDVQAKVLTVFFTWSGMRFLQSLLDAGMQYSLVSRETMGLGVRMVMKSVVAAMWILVFGVFYGRIWTQRNRDRRWSAEANRRLVTFLEVALVFILPELLAVALFVIPWIRNFLEETNLKIFYMLTWWFQGRTFVGRGLREGLVDNIKYSLFWIVVLATKFLFSYFLQVKPMIAPTKALLDLKDVQYHWYQLFNNSNRLAVGLLWIPVILIYLMDIQIWYSIYSSFVGAGVGLFQHLGEIRNIEQLRLRFQFFASAIQFNLMPEEQLLNARGMRNRFKDAFYRLKLRYGLGRPYRKLESSQVEAKRFALIWNEIISIFREEDIISDREQELLELPQNSWNVRVIRWPCFLLCNELLLALSQAKELVDAPDKWLWYKICKNEYRRCAVIEAYDCIKHLLLEIIKRNTEEHSIMTVFFQEIDHSIEIERFTKTFNMTVLPQLHTQLIKLVQLLNKPKKDPTQVVNTLQAIYEIAKRDLFKDKRSIDQLREDGLAPRSPASTQGLLFENAVELPNSDNETFYRQVRRLHTILTSRDSMHDIPVNLEARRRIAFFSNSLFMNMPHAPQVEKMMAFSVLTPYYSEEVIYSKEQLKSENEDGISILYYLQTIYADEWKNFMERMRREGMVRDTEIWNTKLRDLRLWASYRGQTLSRTVRGMMYYYRALKMLAFLDSASEMDIREGSQELGSMRRDSGFDGYSSERSPSSRRLSRASSSMDLLLKGHEYGTALMKFTYVVACQIYGTQKAKKDPHAEEILYLMKNNEALRVAYVDEVSTGRDEKEFYSVLVKYDHQLEREVEIYRVKLPGPLKLGEGKPENQNHAIIFTRGDAVQTIDMNQENYFEEALKMRNLLEEFRHYYGIRKPTILGVREHIFTGSVSSLAWFMSAQETSFVTLGQRVLANPLKVRMHYGHPDVFDRFWVMTRGGISKASRVINISEDIFAGFNCTLRGGNVTHHEYIQVGKGRDVGLNQVSMFEAKVASGNGEQVLSRDIYRLGHRLDFFRMLSFFYTTVGFFFNTMVVILTVYAFLWGRLYLALSGVEASSEASTNNNAALGAILNQQFIIQLGLFTALPMIVENSLEHGFLQAIWDFLTMQLQLSSVFYTFSMGTRAHYFGRTILHGGAKYRATGRGFVVEHKGFAENYRLYARSHFVKAIELGLILVVYASHSPIAGNTFVYIALTITSWFLVVSWIMAPFVFNPSGFDWLKTVYDFDDFMNWIWFRGSVFAKAEQSWERWWYEEQDHLRNTGIWGKIMEIILDLRFFFFQYGVVYQLDIAAGSTSIAVYLLSWIYVFVAFAIYAVIAFARDKYAAKEHIYYRLVQFLVIILAILVTIALLQFTAFTFIDIFTSMLAFIPTGWGLILIAQVLRPFLPTLVWESVVSVARLYDIVFGVIVMAPVALLSWLPGFQSMQTRILFNEAFSRGLRINQLVAGKKSNDL; encoded by the coding sequence ATGAGCTACCACCGCCAACGTCCACCTCCGAGCCCGAACCCGAGACAAACCCGGCCCAGTCCAGCCCCACCGCCATTAGAATCCGATCCATACAACATAATCCCCATCCACAACCTCCTCGCGGAGCACCCGTCGCTCAGATTCCCGGAGGTCCGAGCCATTACCACCGCGCTCCGAGCCGTCGGCGACCTCAGGAAGCCGCCGCACAACCAATGGGCTCCGCACATGGACCTCCTGGACTGGCTCGCCCTCTTCTTCGGCTTCCAGAACGACAACGTTCGCAACCAGCGCGAGCACCTCGTTCTCCACCTCGCCAACGCTCAGATGCGCCTCTCTCCTCCGCCGGACAACATCGACGCCCTGGACGCCGCCGTTTTGCGCAAGTTTCGGAGGAAGCTCCTCAAGAACTACACCAACTGGTGCTCCTATCTCGGCAAGAAATCCAATATCTGGATCTCCGATCGCCGCGAGGCCGCCGCCGATCACCGCCGGGAGCTGCTCTACGTGTCGCTCTTCCTTCTGATTTGGGGTGAGTCTGCTAACCTCCGCTTTGTTCCTGAGTGCATTTGCTTTATATTTCATAACATGGCCATGGAGTTGAACAAGATCTTAGAGGATTACATAGATGAGAACACCGGCCAACCTGTGCAGCCCTCGGTCTCCGGCGAAAACGCGTTTTTGAACTGCGTTGTGAAGCCGATTTACGAGACGATTAGGGCTGAGGTGGAGAGTAGTAAGAATGGCACTGCGCCGCACAGTGTGTGGCGCAATTACGACGACATTAACGAGTACTTTTGGAGTAAACGGTGTTTTCAGAAGCTCAGATGGCCGATTGATTTAGGAAGTAATTTCTTTGTGACGGGTGAGGGTGGCGCGAGAAGAAAACATGTAGGGAAGACTGGTTTTGTGGAGCAGAGATCGTTTTGGAACTTGTTTAGGAGCTTTGACAGGCTTTGGGTGATGCTTGTGTTGTTTTTACAGGCGGCGATTATTGTGGCGTGGGAAGAGAGGAGATATCCATGGGAAGCTCTGCAGTCTAGGGATGTCCAAGCGAAAGTTTTGACAGTGTTTTTCACTTGGAGTGGGATGAGGTTTTTGCAGTCTCTGCTGGATGCAGGGATGCAATACAGTTTGGTTTCGAGGGAGACGATGGGGCTTGGCGTGAGGATGGTGATGAAGAGTGTGGTTGCAGCCATGTGGATCttggtttttggtgtgtttTATGGGCGGATATGGACGCAGAGGAATCGCGATAGGAGGTGGTCTGCAGAGGCTAATAGGAGGTTGGTTACTTTTCTTGAGGTGGCATTGGTTTTCATTTTGCCGGAGCTTCTGGCCGTGGCGCTCTTTGTGATTCCATGGATCAGGAATTTCCTCGAGGAGACGAATTTGAAGATCTTTTATATGTTGACTTGGTGGTTTCAAGGGAGGACCTTTGTGGGTCGTGGGTTGAGGGAAGGTCTTGTGGATAATATCAAGTACAGTTTGTTTTGGATTGTGGTGCTTGCTACCAAATTTTTGTTCAGTTACTTCTTGCAGGTTAAACCGATGATTGCCCCAACGAAAGCATTGTTGGATTTGAAGGATGTGCAGTATCATTGGTATCAGCTTTTTAACAATAGCAACAGATTGGCAGTGGGCTTACTGTGGATTCCTGTTATTCTGATTTACCTCATGGATATTCAGATTTGGTATTCAATCTACTCGTCTTTTGTTGGGGCGGGTGTGGGATTGTTTCAGCACTTGGGTGAGATTCGAAATATTGAACAGTTGAGGTTGAGGTTCCAATTCTTTGCAAGTGCTATTCAGTTTAATCTCATGCCGGAGGAGCAGCTGTTAAATGCAAGGGGGATGAGGAACAGGTTTAAGGATGCCTTTTATCGATTGAAGCTGAGATATGGGCTTGGTCGGCCCTATAGGAAGCTTGAATCTAGTCAGGTTGAGGCGAAGAGGTTTGCTTTGATATGGAATGAGATAATTTCGATTTTCAGGGAAGAAGACATCATCTCTGACCGTGAGCAGGAGCTGTTGGAGCTGCCCCAGAATTCTTGGAATGTCAGGGTCATTCGATGGCCTTGTTTCCTCCTCTGTAATGAGCTTCTGCTTGCGCTCAGTCAGGCCAAAGAGTTGGTAGATGCTCCTGACAAGTGGCTCTGGTATAAGATATGCAAGAATGAGTACAGGCGTTGCGCTGTGATTGAAGCTTATGATTGTATCAAACACTTGCTGCTTGAGATTATCAAACGCAACACAGAAGAGCATTCCATTATGACCGTATTTTTTCAAGAGATTGATCACTCCATTGAGATTGAGAGGTTCACTAAAACATTTAACATGACTGTTCTGCCTCAGCTTCATACCCAGTTAATCAAACTTGTTCAGCTATTGAACAAGCCAAAGAAAGATCCTACCCAGGTAGTGAACACTCTGCAAGCCATTTATGAGATTGCTAAACGGGACCTTTTCAAAGACAAGAGGAGCATTGACCAGCTGAGGGAGGATGGTCTGGCTCCTCGTAGTCCAGCTTCCACACAGGGGCTGCTTTTTGAGAATGCTGTTGAATTGCCTAATTCAGATAATGAGACATTCTATAGGCAGGTTCGGCGGTTGCACACAATTCTTACCTCTCGGGACTCAATGCACGATATCCCAGTAAATCTTGAGGCAAGACGCCGAATTGCCTTCTTCAGTAATTCACTTTTCATGAACATGCCTCATGCCCCTCAGGTTGAGAAAATGATGGCCTTCAGTGTTCTGACCCCTTATTACAGTGAAGAAGTAATCTATAGCAAAGAACAACTCAAATCTGAGAATGAAGATGGTATTTCGATCCTGTACTATTTGCAGACAATTTATGCCGATGAGTGGAAAAATTTCATGGAGAGAATGCGCCGAGAAGGGATGGTGAGGGATACCGAGATATGGAATACTAAGCTGAGAGATCTCAGGCTTTGGGCATCATACAGGGGTCAGACACTCTCCCGAACTGTTAGGGGAATGATGTATTACTATCGGGCTCTTAAGATGCTGGCATTTCTGGATTCTGCATCGGAGATGGACATTCGGGAAGGATCACAAGAACTTGGTTCGATGAGGCGAGACAGCGGTTTTGATGGTTACTCCTCGGAAAGGTCACCATCTTCTAGGAGATTAAGCAGAGCAAGCAGTTCAATGGACTTGTTACTCAAAGGCCACGAGTATGGTACTGCATTGATGAAATTTACATATGTGGTTGCCTGCCAGATATATGGAACTCAGAAGGCAAAGAAAGATCCACATGCCGAGGAAATCTTGTATCTAATGAAAAACAATGAAGCCCTTCGAGTTGCCTACgttgatgaagtttccactggGAGGGATGAGAAGGAGTTTTATTCTGTTCTTGTGAAGTATGATCACCAATTGGAGAGGGAAGTGGAGATCTACAGGGTAAAGTTACCTGGTCCCTTGAAGCTTGGTGAGGGAAAACCAGAGAATCAAAATCATGCCATCATTTTCACTCGTGGTGATGCTGTCCAGACTATTGATATGAACCAAGAAAACTATTTTGAAGAGGCACTCAAAATGCGCAATCTGTTGGAAGAATTCAGGCATTATTATGGTATCCGGAAGCCTACTATCTTGGGAGTTAGGGAACACATTTTTACAGGTTCTGTTTCATCACTTGCTTGGTTTATGTCGGCTCAGGAAACGAGTTTTGTCACCTTGGGGCAGCGTGTTTTGGCGAACCCTTTAAAAGTTCGAATGCATTATGGCCATCCAGATGTGTTTGACAGGTTTTGGGTCATGACTCGTGGTGGGATCAGTAAAGCTTCCAGAGTGATTAATATCAGTGAGGACATTTTTGCTGGCTTTAACTGCACATTGCGTGGAGGGAATGTCACTCACCATGAATACATCCAGGTCGGCAAGGGAAGGGATGTTGGGTTGAATCAAGTATCCATGTTTGAGGCCAAGGTGGCTAGTGGAAATGGTGAGCAAGTTCTTAGCAGAGATATCTACAGGTTGGGTCATAGGTTGGACTTCTTCCGAATGCTGTCATTCTTTTACACTACTGTGGGATTCTTTTTCAACACAATGGTGGTGATTCTGACTGTATATGCATTTCTGTGGGGCCGACTCTATCTTGCTCTTAGTGGTGTTGAGGCTTCTTCTGAGGCTAGTACTAATAACAATGCAGCACTTGGTGCAATCTTGAATCAGCAGTTCATCATCCAGCTTGGTCTGTTCACTGCCCTTCCGATGATAGTGGAAAACTCTCTTGAGCATGGGTTCCTTCAAGCTATCTGGGATTTTCTGACAATGCAGCTCCAGCTTTCATCCGTATTCTACACGTTCTCAATGGGAACTCGTGCCCACTACTTTGGCCGTACTATTCTTCATGGTGGTGCAAAATATCGGGCTACCGGGCGTGGTTTTGTTGTGGAACACAAGGGTTTTGCCGAGAATTATAGACTCTATGCTCGTAGCCATTTTGTGAAGGCAATTGAACTTGGGTTAATACTTGTAGTTTATGCATCACACAGTCCTATAGCTGGCAACACATTTGTTTACATAGCCTTGACCATCACTAGTTGGTTCCTGGTTGTGTCATGGATTATGGCCCCCTTTGTGTTCAATCCTTCTGGATTTGATTGGTTGAAGACAGTTTATGACTTTGATGACTTTATGAACTGGATTTGGTTCCGTGGCAGTGTTTTTGCAAAAGCTGAACAGAGTTGGGAAAGATGGTGGTATGAGGAGCAAGATCATCTCAGGAACACTGGCATTTGGGGtaaaataatggaaataatCTTAGACCTCcgattcttcttcttccagtATGGGGTAGTATATCAACTAGATATTGCAGCTGGAAGTACCAGCATTGCTGTTTACTTGTTGTCTTGGATCTATGTATTTGTGGCTTTTGCGATTTATGCGGTAATAGCATTTGCTCGGGATAAATATGCGGCAAAAGAGCACATATACTATCGTCTAGTCCAATTCCTTGTGATTATACTTGCAATACTTGTGACAATTGCTCTGCTGCAATTTACGGCTTTCACATTTATTGATATTTTCACTAGCATGTTAGCATTCATCCCCACTGGGTGGGGCCTGATATTGATTGCCCAAGTACTCCGGCCCTTTCTGCCTACTCTTGTTTGGGAAAGCGTTGTTTCTGTGGCTCGACTATATGATATAGTGTTCGGAGTAATTGTCATGGCTCCTGTGGCATTACTGTCATGGTTGCCTGGGTTTCAGTCAATGCAGACAAGGATCCTTTTCAATGAAGCATTTAGTAGGGGCCTCCGCATTAACCAGCTTGTTGCAGGAAAAAAATCCAATGACTTATAA